In Janthinobacterium sp. J1-1, a single genomic region encodes these proteins:
- a CDS encoding SMI1/KNR4 family protein translates to MAITPLAALHRKLFDETDGVKFGKLADRLLKKHGESDRQAVLAMLTAYARDGQLLHWRNFLMNDIVRLMQPGEQRDFFAWAVTQEKLAYWGIDGLLKSSGRQAYDTVVALAVSDAMPLEVKAKAVKSLAVLSRQPFDAGLPQDPGHWKADSLRLDDVLAWQRDGYPDGAGFAPPAMHASLDDPRTALEKAAASLEKKLAAVRKQDQDLARPSNWLVIASEADLAAIDERWTLPEQYRRFLARYSPLRVHIDSKRYFQGLNLYGAADLLKAQHGYSYNPVDQEIIAGWPASYVVIADAGADPYCLDLSAITDGDAPIYTAEHGAGAWRFERHADSFVDFLKGIAKAA, encoded by the coding sequence ATGGCGATCACACCACTGGCAGCACTGCACCGCAAACTGTTCGACGAGACCGATGGCGTCAAGTTCGGCAAGCTGGCGGACAGGCTGCTCAAGAAGCACGGCGAGAGCGACCGGCAAGCCGTGCTGGCCATGCTGACCGCGTATGCGCGCGACGGTCAACTGCTGCACTGGCGCAATTTCCTGATGAACGATATCGTGCGCCTGATGCAGCCGGGCGAACAGCGCGATTTTTTCGCGTGGGCCGTGACGCAAGAAAAACTGGCCTATTGGGGCATCGACGGCCTGCTGAAAAGCAGCGGCAGGCAGGCGTATGACACGGTGGTGGCGCTGGCCGTCTCGGACGCCATGCCGCTGGAAGTGAAGGCCAAGGCCGTGAAAAGCCTGGCCGTACTGAGCCGCCAGCCGTTTGACGCCGGCTTGCCGCAGGACCCGGGCCACTGGAAGGCGGACAGCCTGCGCCTAGATGATGTGCTGGCCTGGCAGCGCGATGGCTATCCGGACGGCGCGGGCTTTGCACCGCCGGCCATGCATGCATCGCTGGACGATCCACGTACGGCGCTGGAAAAAGCCGCCGCAAGCCTGGAAAAAAAACTGGCGGCCGTGCGCAAGCAGGACCAGGACCTGGCGCGTCCGTCCAACTGGCTGGTGATCGCCAGCGAGGCCGACTTGGCCGCCATCGACGAACGCTGGACTTTACCGGAACAATACCGGCGCTTCCTGGCCCGCTATTCGCCGCTCAGGGTGCATATCGACAGCAAGCGCTATTTCCAGGGCTTGAACCTGTACGGCGCGGCGGACCTGCTCAAGGCCCAGCACGGCTACTCGTACAATCCGGTCGACCAGGAAATCATTGCCGGATGGCCGGCGAGCTACGTGGTGATTGCCGATGCGGGCGCCGATCCGTATTGCCTGGACCTGTCCGCCATTACCGACGGCGACGCGCCGATTTACACTGCCGAGCACGGCGCCGGCGCATGGCGTTTTGAGCGCCATGCGGACAGTTTTGTCGACTTCCTCAAGGGAATCGCCAAAGCCGCTTAG
- a CDS encoding antitoxin Xre/MbcA/ParS toxin-binding domain-containing protein — MDYTHIRLIKLIKAIEPAESHIMMDIEVEATIDNVVSFAGQPSEVSEQLQGLKNGRVVAIAIEDISQRENDALENMLLGAARLFKQTMSEQLAEQMSLLARAFAPKEPPTPVMLKEAEMMARAQKAVFAASDWLTAAQVATLAGFSDSNLSAQPSKWRRESNIFTVRLDGTEYFPGYGLDRDHGYRPLKALKKIIDLFKGHKEGWGLAYWFASNNSFLGGKRPLELLKTAPEQVFAAAQDELEGIVHA, encoded by the coding sequence TTGGACTATACTCACATCAGACTAATCAAACTAATCAAAGCAATTGAACCAGCAGAGAGTCATATCATGATGGATATTGAAGTTGAAGCAACAATAGACAATGTCGTTTCCTTTGCCGGACAGCCGTCCGAAGTCAGCGAGCAATTGCAGGGCCTGAAAAATGGCCGCGTGGTGGCCATTGCAATAGAGGATATTTCTCAGCGCGAAAATGATGCTCTGGAAAACATGCTGCTGGGCGCCGCCAGGCTGTTCAAGCAAACCATGTCCGAGCAACTGGCCGAACAGATGTCCTTGCTTGCCAGGGCCTTCGCGCCGAAAGAGCCGCCGACGCCGGTCATGCTGAAAGAAGCGGAAATGATGGCGCGTGCGCAAAAAGCCGTGTTTGCCGCTTCCGATTGGCTCACCGCAGCGCAGGTCGCTACCCTGGCCGGTTTCAGCGACTCGAACCTGAGCGCCCAGCCCAGCAAATGGCGGCGCGAAAGCAACATCTTCACTGTGCGCCTGGATGGCACCGAGTACTTTCCAGGCTATGGACTCGACCGCGATCACGGCTATCGCCCCTTGAAAGCGCTGAAAAAGATCATTGACCTGTTCAAGGGGCACAAGGAAGGCTGGGGGCTGGCGTACTGGTTTGCCTCCAACAACAGTTTCTTGGGCGGCAAGCGTCCGCTGGAGCTGTTAAAAACCGCGCCGGAGCAAGTCTTTGCCGCCGCGCAGGATGAGCTGGAAGGCATCGTGCATGCCTGA
- a CDS encoding VWA domain-containing protein has product MEALSKGQRLPLAQSAPDGVLEIGVAAQGLTLDFACFGLDAAGKLSDDRYMTFFNQPRTPCGAVEAKSGTQGDGAAFAFQLARLPASIDRLVLTASIDGGGVMSQMQTGYLRLLAAGREVARFAFAGKDFAQEKAVMLGELYRKDGQWRFMAVGQGFNGGLDALVRHFGGEVDQSAPAAPSAAPAAVSAVAQAKINLEKRVEREAPQLVSLVKQAGVSLQKVGLLDHRAKVCLCLDISGSMGRLYRDGLVQQFAERILALGCKFDDDGEIDVFLFGKNVHQPDPMDLRNCTTYVSRAIDHHPLEGDTRYGRAMEAIRAFYFPDARGGERSRPLRAELPVYVMFVTDGGTSDQATTEKQLRWSSNEPIFWQFMGIGKGRKSKSKFLAAFADSDFPFLEKLDELQGRLVDNANYFSVSSPDEHSDGELYDLLMTEYPGWLKLARQHGLLA; this is encoded by the coding sequence ATGGAAGCTTTGTCCAAGGGCCAGCGCTTGCCGCTGGCGCAATCGGCGCCGGATGGCGTGCTGGAAATCGGTGTCGCCGCCCAGGGCCTGACGCTCGACTTTGCCTGCTTTGGCCTCGACGCGGCCGGCAAGCTGTCGGACGACCGCTACATGACCTTTTTCAACCAGCCGCGCACGCCGTGCGGCGCGGTGGAAGCGAAAAGCGGCACGCAAGGCGATGGCGCCGCGTTTGCCTTCCAGCTGGCGCGCCTGCCCGCGAGTATAGATCGTCTCGTGCTGACGGCCAGCATCGATGGCGGCGGCGTGATGTCGCAGATGCAAACGGGTTATCTGCGCCTGCTGGCCGCCGGCCGCGAAGTTGCCCGCTTTGCGTTTGCGGGCAAGGACTTTGCGCAGGAAAAAGCCGTCATGCTGGGCGAGCTTTACCGCAAGGATGGCCAGTGGCGCTTCATGGCCGTGGGCCAGGGTTTCAATGGCGGACTCGATGCGCTGGTGCGCCATTTCGGTGGCGAGGTCGACCAGTCTGCGCCCGCCGCTCCCTCTGCCGCGCCCGCCGCCGTCTCCGCCGTGGCGCAAGCCAAGATCAACCTGGAAAAGCGGGTCGAGCGCGAAGCGCCGCAGCTGGTCAGCCTGGTCAAGCAGGCGGGCGTCTCGCTGCAAAAAGTGGGGCTGCTTGACCACCGCGCCAAGGTCTGCCTGTGCCTCGATATTTCCGGTTCCATGGGCCGTTTGTACCGCGACGGCCTGGTGCAGCAGTTCGCCGAGCGCATCCTGGCCCTGGGCTGCAAGTTCGACGACGATGGCGAGATCGACGTTTTCCTGTTCGGCAAGAACGTCCACCAGCCCGATCCGATGGACCTGCGCAACTGCACCACCTATGTCAGCCGCGCCATCGACCACCATCCGCTCGAAGGCGACACCCGCTACGGCCGGGCGATGGAAGCGATCCGTGCGTTCTATTTTCCCGACGCGCGCGGCGGCGAGCGCAGCCGTCCCCTTCGCGCCGAGCTGCCCGTCTATGTCATGTTCGTGACCGACGGCGGCACCAGCGATCAGGCGACAACGGAAAAGCAATTGCGCTGGTCCAGCAATGAGCCGATCTTCTGGCAATTCATGGGCATCGGCAAGGGCCGCAAATCGAAAAGCAAATTCCTCGCCGCCTTTGCCGACTCCGATTTCCCCTTCTTGGAAAAGCTCGATGAACTGCAGGGCCGCCTGGTCGACAACGCCAATTATTTCTCCGTCAGCTCGCCTGACGAGCACAGCGACGGCGAGCTGTATGACCTCTTGATGACGGAATATCCGGGCTGGCTGAAGCTGGCGCGGCAGCATGGGCTGCTGGCGTAA
- a CDS encoding outer membrane beta-barrel family protein, producing the protein MTAARGAIAAITSIKSMQKIVFCCIAGGSLLYANTAAQAQTQPPAADAVVINAPPAKTVPVVKQAAADTTPSVSVTAERPTGRIDRQVYDVKSDVGSTNGTAADALNNVPSVAVDPDGTVSLRGSSNVQILIDGKPSAMLQGDSRGATLNAMAADDIESVEVINNPGAQFGNEAGGGPILNLVMRRNRKPGGFATVNANAGIAGRYNTSTSGTYNEGPWGFQGGINFRHDGRNSTGETSRERLDRQTGAFAPSSQSSVSNGLNDSLGVNGTVNYNLDANDTLAASVSYNGRSNDARSTDRYINGDSSGNTIGDYVRSTLRNGDSRNYSWGARYDHKGELPGETLKIDLRVSSSDNDNNSDYANVYAIATGNALDTRARQHSDTGNRIVDFSGDYERPLAGGTAKLGYKVADNKSSFDTLYTDINPVTLGETVNAMRSNRYELDERTIALYGSYQMRLSERWGALAGLRAEYTDLDIRQITGGIEAGNSYVNYIPSLFATYKVNDESNLRFSYAHRIRRPNAGDLNPYVVYRDEFNVSSGNPQLKPTQTDSFEVGYETKLFGLESSLRGYHRRDKDAIVDYRYFISDNVLLTTRENGAGSHSSGLEFSLSGKLTPSLTLNTSGNLARSQQTSQDDLGNRSTRTANSLSGRARLNYQLNPANQVQLALQMQGKTLSGQGYRSPNNTLNMSWRHVLTPQLNLVMNVTDVLSTNKMETVINSASLRETSTRSFDGRMIYVGLSYRIGGATSAAKEGEREPRFGPPGGRGPGGPGGPGPGGPGGEPG; encoded by the coding sequence ATGACAGCCGCCCGCGGCGCCATCGCCGCCATCACCTCCATAAAGTCCATGCAAAAAATCGTTTTCTGCTGTATCGCTGGCGGCAGCCTCTTGTACGCCAATACTGCTGCCCAGGCGCAGACCCAGCCGCCTGCGGCCGACGCCGTCGTCATCAACGCGCCACCCGCGAAAACCGTGCCGGTCGTCAAGCAAGCCGCCGCCGACACCACGCCTTCCGTCAGCGTCACGGCCGAACGCCCGACCGGCCGCATCGACCGCCAGGTCTACGACGTCAAGTCCGATGTCGGCAGCACCAATGGCACGGCGGCCGATGCGCTCAACAACGTGCCGTCGGTGGCGGTCGACCCGGATGGCACGGTGTCTCTGCGCGGCAGCAGCAATGTACAGATCCTGATCGATGGCAAGCCGTCGGCCATGCTGCAAGGCGATTCGCGCGGGGCGACCCTGAACGCGATGGCGGCCGACGATATCGAATCGGTGGAAGTGATCAACAATCCCGGCGCGCAGTTCGGCAACGAGGCCGGTGGCGGCCCGATCCTGAACCTGGTGATGCGGCGCAACCGCAAACCGGGCGGCTTTGCCACCGTCAACGCCAACGCCGGCATTGCCGGGCGCTACAACACATCCACCTCGGGCACCTACAACGAAGGCCCGTGGGGCTTCCAGGGCGGCATCAATTTCCGCCATGACGGACGCAACTCGACAGGCGAGACCAGCCGCGAGCGGCTCGACCGCCAGACCGGCGCGTTCGCGCCCAGCAGCCAGAGCTCCGTCAGCAATGGCCTGAACGATTCCCTGGGCGTAAACGGCACCGTCAACTACAACCTGGACGCCAACGACACCCTGGCCGCCAGCGTGTCGTATAACGGCCGCAGCAACGATGCGCGCTCGACCGACCGCTACATCAACGGCGACAGCAGCGGCAACACCATCGGCGACTATGTGCGCAGCACCTTGCGCAATGGCGACAGCCGCAACTACAGCTGGGGCGCGCGCTACGATCACAAGGGAGAACTGCCGGGCGAAACCCTGAAGATCGACCTGCGCGTATCGTCCTCCGACAATGACAACAATAGCGACTACGCCAACGTCTACGCGATCGCCACCGGCAACGCCTTGGACACCCGTGCGCGCCAGCATAGCGACACGGGCAACCGCATCGTCGACTTCAGCGGCGACTACGAGCGGCCGCTGGCCGGCGGCACGGCCAAGCTGGGCTACAAGGTGGCCGACAACAAGAGCAGTTTCGATACGCTCTACACCGACATCAATCCCGTGACGCTCGGTGAAACCGTCAACGCCATGCGCAGCAACCGTTACGAGCTCGACGAGCGCACCATCGCGCTGTATGGCTCGTACCAGATGCGCCTGTCCGAGCGCTGGGGCGCGCTGGCCGGCCTGCGCGCCGAATACACCGACCTCGACATTCGCCAGATCACGGGCGGCATCGAAGCCGGCAACAGCTATGTGAACTATATTCCCAGCCTGTTCGCCACCTACAAGGTCAACGACGAAAGCAATCTGCGCTTCAGCTATGCGCACCGCATCCGCCGGCCCAATGCGGGCGACCTGAACCCCTACGTGGTGTACCGCGACGAATTCAATGTCTCGTCCGGCAACCCGCAGCTGAAACCGACGCAGACCGATTCCTTCGAGGTCGGCTATGAGACGAAATTGTTCGGCCTGGAAAGCAGCCTGCGCGGCTATCACCGCCGCGACAAGGACGCCATCGTCGACTACCGCTATTTCATCAGCGACAATGTGCTGTTGACCACGCGTGAAAACGGCGCCGGCAGCCATTCGAGCGGACTGGAATTCAGCCTGTCGGGCAAGCTGACGCCATCGCTGACCCTGAACACCAGCGGCAACCTGGCGCGCAGCCAGCAGACCTCGCAGGATGACCTGGGCAACCGCAGCACGCGCACCGCCAATTCCCTGAGCGGCCGGGCGCGCCTGAACTACCAGCTCAATCCCGCTAACCAGGTGCAGTTGGCCTTGCAGATGCAGGGCAAGACCTTGTCGGGCCAGGGCTACCGCTCGCCGAACAACACGCTCAACATGAGCTGGCGCCATGTGCTCACGCCGCAGCTGAACCTGGTGATGAATGTGACGGACGTGCTCAGCACCAACAAGATGGAAACCGTCATCAACAGCGCCTCGCTGCGCGAGACGAGCACGCGCAGCTTCGATGGCCGCATGATCTACGTGGGGCTGTCGTACCGGATTGGCGGCGCCACCTCGGCGGCGAAAGAGGGCGAGCGCGAGCCGCGCTTTGGTCCGCCGGGTGGACGCGGTCCGGGCGGGCCAGGCGGTCCTGGGCCGGGTGGGCCCGGTGGAGAACCAGGCTAA
- a CDS encoding RES family NAD+ phosphorylase, with protein MPDIAKTSLHLTIYKLPAGTFLHRIHQSCYGGTEFNPGTKGNARFSPIATPDGTAIPTMYAGETFDCAAMESIFHDVPFAPGFKSLAKSKLKDQVYSEINTTAELMLVDLRTTALRKLGIERKHLIDTEKDQYSSTREVAVAIHTQRPDAQGLLWTSRQDDSAKSVVLFGHRIAPGTLQQTAGPRDLVNDTTVYEKVLTLAERIGVEIVPGI; from the coding sequence ATGCCTGATATCGCAAAAACATCCCTGCACCTGACAATCTACAAGTTGCCAGCAGGGACGTTTTTGCACCGCATACATCAAAGCTGTTACGGTGGCACGGAGTTTAATCCTGGCACCAAGGGCAATGCCCGCTTCTCTCCCATCGCCACTCCCGACGGCACAGCTATCCCAACCATGTATGCGGGAGAAACCTTTGATTGCGCCGCGATGGAGTCCATCTTCCACGACGTGCCCTTCGCACCAGGATTCAAAAGCCTGGCAAAAAGCAAGCTCAAGGATCAGGTATATTCCGAGATCAACACCACGGCCGAACTGATGCTGGTCGATCTACGTACCACCGCCCTGCGCAAACTCGGCATCGAGCGCAAGCATCTGATCGACACGGAAAAAGACCAGTACTCATCGACGCGCGAGGTGGCTGTCGCCATCCACACCCAGCGGCCCGATGCGCAAGGGCTGCTGTGGACCTCGCGCCAGGATGACAGCGCCAAGTCAGTGGTACTGTTCGGCCACCGGATCGCGCCCGGCACCTTGCAACAAACGGCAGGCCCACGCGACCTGGTTAATGACACGACTGTCTATGAGAAGGTCTTGACCCTGGCCGAGCGCATCGGTGTCGAGATCGTTCCCGGCATCTAA
- a CDS encoding dihydrofolate reductase, with protein MSTLTIIVATDQQGGIGIDNTLPWKLPEDLAHFKRMTTGHPIIMGRKTFDSIGRPLPNRRNIVITRNHEWRHEGVEAVGSVGDAIALLDGAQGFVIGGAEIYRQSLALAETLIITEIGHTYACDAFFPKLDQAEWQETAREAHVSTASGLPYAFVTWQRRR; from the coding sequence ATGAGCACACTGACCATTATCGTCGCCACCGACCAGCAAGGCGGCATCGGCATCGACAACACCTTGCCATGGAAGCTGCCGGAAGACCTGGCGCACTTCAAGCGCATGACCACCGGCCACCCCATCATCATGGGCCGCAAGACGTTTGATTCGATCGGCCGGCCGCTGCCGAACCGACGCAATATCGTTATCACCCGCAATCATGAATGGCGCCATGAGGGTGTGGAAGCGGTCGGCTCGGTGGGGGACGCGATCGCGCTGCTGGACGGCGCGCAAGGGTTTGTGATTGGCGGCGCGGAAATCTACCGGCAGTCGCTGGCGCTGGCCGAGACACTGATCATCACCGAAATCGGCCACACCTATGCCTGCGACGCCTTTTTCCCGAAGCTGGACCAGGCTGAGTGGCAGGAAACGGCGCGCGAGGCGCATGTTTCCACCGCTTCCGGCTTGCCGTATGCATTCGTGACCTGGCAGCGCCGGCGTTAA
- a CDS encoding ankyrin repeat domain-containing protein, whose amino-acid sequence MENAEQVNQYFYCKMGPVSCYQARWKMKSYFKISVFLSCLLSIVYLILMRKTFPMASDGNGPNGDALIAYLIFVVAWILHIHTFILGIFLYGGHKGGAKTGLAILLASALLLSFHEIRSISKKQLAEYRYNSSATTKTFNAISSGTPTEFFTYFDQIPDREKTWRYVRDLMVDLAKAGRVDLLEQLEIKGFPVAEAGQEKDWTDLVYAPVYSETLSPAQRLKMLEWLFSKGEPFQFSLKQSEHAYFSIEHFSNAFKEINNPDTRKIFDLLVRHGADFKASKPEYMLWYSARFGNLDHVKFFLAQNVDPNYVDENWHTSALDEALDKKNQAIIDELLKVGAKKSSALQSAVQ is encoded by the coding sequence GTGGAGAATGCCGAACAGGTCAACCAATATTTCTATTGTAAGATGGGGCCTGTTTCATGCTATCAGGCCCGGTGGAAGATGAAATCATACTTCAAGATAAGCGTATTTTTAAGCTGTTTGCTGTCTATCGTCTATCTGATTTTGATGCGCAAGACGTTTCCAATGGCCAGTGATGGAAACGGACCCAATGGCGATGCCTTGATTGCTTATTTGATCTTCGTTGTTGCATGGATTCTGCATATCCATACTTTTATTCTGGGGATTTTTCTATACGGTGGTCATAAAGGTGGCGCCAAAACAGGCCTGGCTATTCTGCTTGCCAGCGCATTATTACTGTCATTCCATGAAATCAGATCAATCAGCAAAAAACAGTTAGCCGAGTATCGATATAATTCCAGCGCCACCACCAAGACTTTCAACGCCATCAGTTCAGGCACGCCTACGGAGTTCTTCACATATTTCGATCAAATCCCGGACAGGGAAAAAACATGGCGCTATGTGCGTGACTTGATGGTCGACCTGGCCAAGGCAGGCAGGGTCGATCTGCTCGAACAACTGGAAATCAAAGGGTTTCCTGTCGCAGAGGCCGGTCAGGAGAAGGACTGGACTGATCTCGTGTATGCACCGGTGTATAGTGAAACGCTGTCACCGGCGCAACGTCTGAAAATGCTGGAATGGCTATTTTCCAAGGGAGAGCCTTTTCAATTTTCCTTGAAGCAGTCCGAGCATGCTTATTTCTCGATTGAGCATTTTTCAAATGCGTTCAAGGAGATCAACAATCCGGACACCAGGAAAATCTTTGATCTGCTGGTACGCCATGGCGCCGACTTCAAGGCAAGCAAGCCGGAATATATGCTCTGGTATTCGGCCCGCTTCGGCAATCTTGATCACGTCAAGTTTTTTCTTGCCCAAAACGTCGATCCCAATTACGTGGACGAGAACTGGCATACCTCCGCTCTCGATGAAGCCCTGGATAAAAAGAATCAGGCCATCATTGACGAACTTTTAAAGGTTGGCGCAAAAAAGTCCAGTGCCTTGCAAAGCGCGGTTCAATAA
- a CDS encoding alpha/beta fold hydrolase, protein MIDNARPDSLQSILMTSTFPLQLDLLPGTLCDERMWTSLEQALGDGYLYKHLPLHRSRTRADMRELIATHSAPQSHLVGFSLGAYLALEHAVHHPERIASLTLIANSARGLPPDEIATRKRVIAMLERNSYAGITRQRLRELLHPSHLDNAAITGLIRAMALDLGKDVLLAQFAQTFDRPDLMDRLPGLPFPVLIVGSAGDQLVASGDLAAMAEQLPHATLHLLQEPSGHMIPLEAPAELARAMQAFLNRVQSGA, encoded by the coding sequence ATGATCGATAATGCCCGTCCAGACAGCCTGCAATCGATTCTGATGACATCAACGTTTCCCCTCCAGCTAGACCTGCTTCCCGGCACCCTGTGCGACGAACGGATGTGGACCAGCCTGGAGCAAGCCCTTGGCGACGGCTATCTATATAAGCACCTGCCCTTGCACCGGTCGCGCACGCGTGCGGACATGCGCGAGCTGATCGCCACGCACAGCGCGCCGCAGTCGCACCTGGTCGGCTTTTCGCTGGGCGCCTACCTGGCGCTGGAACATGCGGTCCATCATCCCGAACGGATCGCCTCGCTGACCCTGATCGCCAATTCGGCCAGGGGCTTGCCGCCGGACGAGATCGCCACCCGCAAGCGCGTGATCGCCATGCTGGAAAGAAATAGCTACGCCGGCATCACGCGCCAGCGCCTGCGCGAGCTGCTGCACCCCTCCCACCTGGACAATGCCGCCATCACCGGCCTGATACGCGCCATGGCGCTGGACCTGGGCAAGGATGTGCTGCTGGCCCAGTTCGCCCAGACGTTCGACCGCCCGGACCTGATGGACCGCCTGCCCGGTCTGCCCTTCCCGGTGCTGATCGTCGGCTCGGCTGGCGACCAGTTGGTGGCCAGCGGCGACCTGGCGGCGATGGCCGAGCAATTGCCGCACGCGACCCTGCATCTGCTGCAAGAACCCAGCGGCCATATGATCCCGCTCGAAGCGCCGGCCGAACTGGCGCGCGCCATGCAGGCCTTCCTGAATCGGGTGCAGTCTGGAGCGTGA
- a CDS encoding TerD family protein: protein METLIKGQRLALAGLVTGNVLQLGIAGEGVALDYACFGLDAAGKLSDDRYMTFFNQPRTPCGAVDVRAPAGDPAGFHFQLDRLPASIDRLVITAAIDGAATLSQLGSGHLRLFDGARELARFAYAGKDFANERAVMLGELYRKDGQWRFMAVGQGFNGGLDALVAHFGGEVAQAAAEPVAPRISLSKISLTKAGQTHKLSLAKGASAPKKLIVKATWVDNGDGDDDNDDLDLRVGILLPDGRMRCIQAPEKSGSFDAMPYVRHLGDVTNVTGREPATETVEVNPALAQFYGGTVGLVFSVYSALANGAVSVASMRPKMVMEYGEQVVECAFDFRDSGAGDDDVYTYVIGLARVYADSIVLEPSGKTSEPDSEATPWLRWQGESLQLAFDGPVVFKGDDKEDEDDFNADNPRRYIV, encoded by the coding sequence ATGGAAACTCTGATCAAAGGGCAGCGCCTGGCACTGGCCGGCCTTGTCACGGGCAATGTTTTGCAACTCGGTATCGCCGGCGAGGGCGTGGCGCTCGATTACGCCTGTTTCGGCCTTGATGCCGCCGGCAAATTATCCGATGACCGCTACATGACTTTCTTCAACCAGCCGCGCACGCCGTGCGGCGCGGTGGACGTGCGGGCCCCGGCCGGCGACCCCGCCGGTTTCCATTTCCAGCTGGACCGCTTGCCGGCCTCCATCGACCGCCTGGTGATCACGGCCGCCATCGATGGCGCCGCCACCCTGTCGCAACTGGGCAGCGGCCATCTGCGCCTGTTCGATGGGGCGCGCGAGCTGGCGCGCTTTGCCTATGCCGGCAAGGATTTTGCCAACGAGAGAGCCGTCATGCTGGGCGAGCTCTATCGCAAGGACGGCCAATGGCGTTTCATGGCCGTGGGCCAGGGTTTCAACGGCGGACTCGATGCGCTGGTGGCGCACTTCGGCGGCGAGGTGGCGCAGGCCGCGGCCGAACCGGTGGCGCCCAGGATTTCGCTGTCGAAGATTTCACTGACCAAGGCGGGCCAGACGCATAAATTGTCGCTGGCCAAGGGCGCCAGTGCGCCGAAAAAACTGATCGTCAAGGCCACCTGGGTCGATAACGGCGATGGCGACGACGATAACGACGACCTGGACTTGAGGGTGGGCATACTGTTGCCGGATGGCCGCATGCGCTGCATCCAGGCACCGGAAAAGTCGGGCAGTTTCGATGCCATGCCCTATGTGCGCCACTTGGGCGACGTGACCAACGTCACCGGCCGCGAGCCGGCCACGGAAACGGTCGAAGTCAATCCCGCCCTGGCGCAGTTCTATGGCGGCACGGTGGGCCTGGTGTTCAGCGTCTACTCGGCACTGGCCAATGGCGCCGTGTCGGTTGCCTCGATGCGCCCGAAAATGGTGATGGAGTATGGCGAGCAGGTGGTCGAATGCGCGTTTGACTTCCGCGACTCGGGCGCCGGCGACGACGATGTCTACACCTATGTGATCGGTCTCGCGCGCGTCTACGCCGACAGCATCGTGCTGGAACCGTCGGGCAAGACCTCCGAGCCGGACAGCGAAGCGACGCCATGGCTGCGCTGGCAGGGCGAATCCTTGCAGCTGGCGTTTGACGGTCCCGTCGTCTTCAAGGGCGACGACAAGGAAGACGAGGATGATTTCAATGCGGACAATCCGCGCCGCTATATCGTGTGA
- a CDS encoding TerD family protein, whose product MAISLQKGGNVNLSKEAPGLKKIVVGLGWDPRATDGAAFDLDGSAFLLKTDGKARSDADFIFYNNLKSADGSIVHAGDNTTGGGDGDDEKIAIDLANVPADIDKIAVAVTIHDAENRKQNFGMVSKAYIRCLNGDNGQEIARYDLSEDGSTEAAMIFGEIYRAGSEWKFKAIGQGFKGGLGPLAVSFGINA is encoded by the coding sequence ATGGCGATCAGTTTGCAAAAAGGCGGCAATGTCAACCTGAGCAAGGAAGCTCCCGGCCTGAAAAAAATCGTGGTCGGCCTGGGCTGGGACCCACGCGCCACCGATGGCGCCGCCTTCGACCTGGACGGCAGCGCCTTCCTGCTGAAAACGGACGGCAAGGCCCGCTCCGATGCCGACTTCATTTTCTACAATAACCTGAAGTCTGCCGATGGCTCCATCGTCCACGCCGGCGACAACACCACCGGCGGCGGCGACGGCGACGATGAAAAGATCGCCATCGACCTGGCCAATGTGCCTGCCGATATCGACAAGATCGCCGTGGCCGTCACCATCCACGACGCGGAGAACCGCAAGCAGAACTTCGGCATGGTCAGCAAGGCCTATATCCGCTGCCTGAACGGCGACAACGGCCAGGAAATCGCCCGCTACGACCTGTCGGAAGACGGTTCGACGGAAGCGGCGATGATCTTCGGTGAAATTTACCGGGCCGGCAGCGAATGGAAATTCAAGGCCATCGGCCAAGGTTTCAAAGGCGGCCTGGGTCCCCTGGCAGTCTCCTTCGGCATCAACGCTTAA